A genomic region of Kribbella sp. NBC_00382 contains the following coding sequences:
- a CDS encoding CehA/McbA family metallohydrolase: MFQPLHASATRAVEKLRDIGEPLPDDLTNQLGKLLDDAQTDAVRAAKVEELLRPYVLVDAEIDEEGLIAATPGAAPPRLVQHGWRSFLVRVVNPHRLLGDLFAPSNHVLGLVDHHSHAARITLADTLTVVPRIERSRLEVKLAGPTDVSGLDVEYKVISLYARDGGNHAGELSFFLAVEEATESLTRPPSAQAWKRMGFESRQYAAKFDFDCLPAREIRFDVREPDGSSTVAALTVLDSQRRAYPSKGMRLAPDMFFHEHVYRATGEVITLPAGQYEISARRGPEYREVRVDVELTADSEAVTIELDRWADPAAHGYYSGDPHIHAGGCSHYSVPSEGVTPETMIRHVRGEGLWMGSVLTWGPCYYHQKQFFSGVSISPRAELEYPAMQQAQGMTWDPQDTDRDGQSLLRYDLEVSGFPSSHSGHVILLGLTDQDYPGTQLIEDWPSWNLPVMRWGHAQNAMVGYAHCGLGLSVGTDELPNYIVPGFQSIGSNEIIVDVPLGAADFQCGAEFSPAAELNIWYHLLNVGYRTLMLGETDYPCIYDDGPGVGRTYVQLSEPPQGEQALEAWLGGLKEGASYFGDGRSHIYDFAVDGDTAREHAVDEPGPVRVTATVAAWLPEQPPAPPAAGRPLYSAPVGWHLERSRIGQSRKVLVEVLVNGVPAGTQELLADGNEQAIEFGLDLERSSWIAVRILRSVHTQPIFVEISGLPIRASRRSAQWLHDSVDALWKAKSGFIRDTEQAAAREAYDEAQATYLARLEECEVD, translated from the coding sequence GTGTTCCAGCCACTGCATGCGTCCGCGACTCGAGCCGTTGAGAAACTCCGTGACATCGGTGAACCACTACCCGACGACCTGACGAACCAGCTGGGCAAGCTGCTAGATGACGCTCAGACCGATGCCGTCAGGGCAGCCAAGGTCGAAGAGCTGCTGCGCCCGTATGTCCTGGTCGACGCGGAGATCGATGAGGAAGGGCTGATCGCAGCCACGCCAGGTGCCGCACCGCCGCGGCTGGTTCAGCATGGGTGGCGCAGCTTCCTGGTGCGGGTGGTGAACCCGCATCGCTTGTTGGGAGACCTGTTCGCGCCGTCGAATCATGTGCTCGGGCTGGTCGATCACCACAGCCACGCCGCGCGGATCACGCTGGCCGACACGTTGACCGTCGTACCGCGGATCGAGCGCAGCCGGCTGGAGGTGAAGCTTGCCGGGCCGACCGACGTGTCCGGCCTGGACGTCGAGTACAAGGTGATCAGCCTGTACGCGCGCGACGGCGGCAACCACGCCGGCGAGCTGTCCTTCTTCCTGGCGGTGGAGGAGGCGACGGAGAGCCTCACGCGGCCGCCGTCCGCGCAGGCCTGGAAGCGGATGGGATTCGAGAGCCGCCAGTACGCCGCGAAGTTCGACTTCGACTGCCTGCCGGCCCGCGAGATCCGCTTCGACGTCCGTGAGCCGGACGGCAGCAGCACCGTGGCGGCGCTGACCGTCCTTGACTCGCAGCGCCGGGCGTACCCGTCGAAGGGGATGCGGTTGGCTCCGGACATGTTCTTCCATGAACACGTGTACCGGGCTACCGGCGAGGTCATCACGCTGCCGGCGGGTCAGTACGAGATCTCTGCCCGCCGCGGGCCGGAGTACCGGGAGGTCCGCGTCGATGTCGAGCTGACGGCCGACAGCGAGGCGGTCACAATCGAGCTCGATCGCTGGGCCGATCCTGCGGCGCACGGCTACTACTCGGGTGATCCGCACATTCACGCCGGCGGTTGCTCGCACTACAGCGTGCCGTCAGAGGGCGTCACGCCGGAGACGATGATCCGGCACGTTCGCGGTGAAGGGCTCTGGATGGGCAGCGTGCTCACCTGGGGTCCGTGCTACTACCACCAGAAGCAGTTCTTCAGCGGTGTGTCGATCAGCCCGCGCGCCGAACTGGAGTACCCGGCGATGCAGCAGGCCCAAGGCATGACGTGGGACCCGCAGGACACTGACCGGGATGGCCAGAGCCTGCTCCGGTACGACCTCGAGGTGTCAGGCTTCCCATCCAGCCACTCCGGTCACGTCATCCTGCTCGGGCTCACCGACCAGGACTATCCGGGCACTCAGCTGATCGAGGACTGGCCGTCGTGGAACCTGCCGGTCATGCGCTGGGGCCATGCGCAGAACGCGATGGTCGGCTACGCACACTGCGGTCTCGGCCTCTCGGTCGGCACCGATGAGCTGCCGAACTACATCGTCCCGGGCTTCCAGTCGATCGGCTCCAACGAGATCATCGTCGACGTCCCGCTCGGTGCCGCCGACTTCCAATGCGGTGCCGAGTTCTCACCGGCCGCTGAGCTGAACATCTGGTACCACCTGCTCAACGTCGGCTACCGCACACTGATGCTCGGCGAGACCGACTACCCCTGCATCTACGACGACGGCCCGGGAGTCGGGCGCACCTACGTCCAGTTGTCTGAGCCGCCGCAGGGTGAGCAGGCTCTGGAGGCGTGGCTCGGCGGCTTGAAGGAAGGCGCCTCGTACTTCGGCGACGGCCGCAGCCACATCTACGACTTCGCCGTCGACGGCGACACCGCTCGTGAGCACGCCGTCGACGAACCGGGACCAGTCCGCGTGACAGCGACGGTCGCGGCCTGGCTACCCGAACAGCCACCCGCTCCACCAGCGGCTGGCCGGCCGCTGTACTCCGCGCCCGTCGGCTGGCACCTCGAGCGATCGCGCATCGGCCAGTCCCGCAAGGTGCTCGTCGAGGTGCTGGTGAACGGCGTACCGGCCGGGACCCAGGAATTGCTTGCTGATGGCAACGAGCAGGCGATCGAGTTCGGCCTCGACCTGGAGCGCTCGTCCTGGATCGCCGTGCGGATCCTGCGCAGCGTGCACACCCAGCCGATCTTCGTCGAGATCTCCGGGCTGCCGATCCGGGCCTCGCGGCGCAGCGCGCAATGGCTGCACGACTCCGTCGACGCGCTGTGGAAGGCAAAGTCCGGGTTCATCCGCGATACCGAACAAGCAGCGGCGCGGGAAGCCTACGACGAGGCCCAAGCCACCTACTTGGCCCGGCTCGAGGAATGCGAGGTCGACTGA
- a CDS encoding ATP-binding protein, with product MGDELAGALGQLRDLTGRSLRELGRDINASSSSLSRYFSGQAVPPWPTVVALCKAAGRDPRPLREVWERAKDGPTQQPASAPIRNDLPHDITAFTGRQAELDVLLAAARDGSVVAIDGMGGVGKSAVAVHAAHLLTAHFPDGQLYLDLHGFTPGRERVDSGEALRVLLTALGVQPGRIPDGGAERAALWRSELATRRAIVLLDNAADANQVRDLLPGAGQTFVIITSRRRMVELDGVQPISLDVLPAEDAARLFVESVGGSRLGDVDEVLRRCGNLPLAIRVAAARLRHRPTWTVDTLVERLRDGELAVSDVFEMSLRQLDPAQRRMFRLLGLVPGEDIDAYATAALAGIPLANARSLLEDLVDVHLVQEPAPGRYRMHDLLRQTARADDAEADPVPAIARLADYYLSGLVSVKELSGVLIPLPVIITQPPPALPDLSTFHQAVDWTDAEWANLMATFTLAVELRIDAPAVGLAQLATITQSRRGGIARLGRALVASMPAAERLGQRRLLASHRYLRGAVLLRTGHLAEAVPELEAARTLMAAEADLIGEALALLQLADIRLFTGDAAGAAELLREATELLPASEAATRVQVWGGLGQALVELGKYEDARAVVAEVRDVRRGAATAAPVDQQSERVCLEVLGRAALGQGDAQTALDLAEQAVALNQATRQQVFEAASLTDTAIALRHLGRVEEASARYAEAARILERAGEPHRLARICLPYAEACLLTGDAETAAVHFATVLELSTTHGIDYLIPISKDGLARAF from the coding sequence GTGGGCGACGAGCTGGCCGGGGCCTTGGGGCAGTTGCGGGATCTGACCGGGCGAAGCCTGCGTGAGCTCGGGCGCGACATCAATGCCAGCAGTTCCTCGTTGTCTCGCTACTTCTCCGGTCAGGCCGTACCTCCGTGGCCGACCGTGGTGGCACTCTGCAAGGCGGCCGGGCGGGACCCGAGGCCGCTGCGGGAAGTGTGGGAGCGGGCCAAGGACGGGCCGACGCAACAGCCTGCGAGCGCGCCGATACGCAACGATCTGCCGCACGACATCACGGCCTTCACCGGACGTCAGGCGGAGCTGGACGTTCTGCTCGCAGCGGCCAGGGACGGATCCGTCGTCGCGATCGACGGCATGGGTGGCGTGGGCAAGTCTGCTGTGGCCGTGCACGCGGCGCATCTGCTGACGGCCCACTTCCCCGATGGGCAGCTCTACCTGGACTTGCATGGGTTCACCCCAGGTCGCGAGCGGGTCGACTCCGGGGAGGCGCTGCGGGTGTTGCTCACGGCTCTCGGCGTACAGCCCGGCAGGATCCCCGACGGTGGTGCCGAGCGGGCCGCGCTGTGGCGGTCGGAGCTGGCGACGCGGCGCGCGATCGTCCTGCTGGACAACGCGGCGGACGCTAATCAGGTCCGCGACCTGCTGCCGGGAGCCGGCCAGACCTTCGTCATCATCACCAGCCGCCGACGGATGGTGGAGCTGGATGGTGTCCAGCCGATCTCGTTGGACGTCCTGCCGGCCGAGGACGCGGCGCGGTTGTTCGTCGAGTCCGTCGGCGGCAGCCGCCTTGGTGATGTTGATGAGGTACTACGCCGCTGCGGGAACCTCCCGCTGGCCATCCGAGTGGCCGCCGCTCGGCTGCGGCACCGGCCCACCTGGACGGTCGACACCTTGGTGGAACGGCTGCGGGACGGCGAGTTGGCGGTGTCGGACGTGTTCGAGATGTCGCTACGGCAGCTCGACCCCGCGCAGCGGCGGATGTTCCGGCTCCTCGGACTGGTACCGGGCGAGGACATCGACGCGTACGCCACAGCCGCCCTGGCCGGGATCCCGCTGGCCAACGCCCGCTCGCTGCTGGAGGACCTGGTCGACGTTCACCTGGTCCAGGAGCCGGCGCCCGGCCGATACCGGATGCACGACCTGCTGCGGCAGACCGCTCGCGCCGACGATGCCGAAGCCGACCCGGTGCCGGCGATCGCCCGGCTTGCCGACTACTACTTGAGCGGCCTCGTCTCCGTCAAAGAGCTCTCCGGCGTCCTCATTCCACTGCCGGTGATCATCACGCAGCCGCCTCCCGCTCTCCCCGACCTGTCGACCTTCCATCAGGCCGTCGACTGGACGGACGCCGAGTGGGCCAACCTGATGGCGACGTTCACGCTCGCGGTGGAGCTGCGGATCGACGCGCCGGCGGTCGGGCTCGCCCAGCTCGCCACGATCACCCAGTCGCGTCGGGGTGGCATCGCCCGGCTCGGCCGAGCGCTCGTGGCCAGCATGCCCGCCGCCGAACGGCTCGGACAGCGTCGCCTGCTCGCCTCCCACCGGTACCTCCGGGGCGCGGTGTTGTTGCGAACCGGCCACCTTGCCGAGGCAGTACCGGAACTCGAAGCCGCCCGGACGCTGATGGCTGCGGAGGCCGACCTCATCGGTGAGGCGCTCGCGCTCCTGCAGCTGGCCGACATCCGCCTGTTCACCGGCGACGCCGCCGGTGCGGCCGAACTGTTGCGTGAGGCAACCGAGTTGCTCCCGGCGAGCGAGGCTGCCACGCGCGTCCAGGTGTGGGGCGGACTCGGCCAGGCGCTGGTGGAGCTCGGCAAGTATGAGGACGCGCGGGCAGTCGTCGCCGAGGTGCGCGACGTCCGGCGCGGGGCGGCAACAGCTGCCCCGGTCGATCAGCAGTCGGAGCGGGTCTGCCTCGAAGTACTGGGCCGGGCGGCACTCGGCCAAGGTGATGCCCAGACCGCGCTCGACCTCGCCGAGCAGGCGGTCGCACTCAACCAGGCGACCCGCCAGCAGGTCTTCGAGGCGGCCAGCCTCACGGACACCGCCATCGCCTTGCGGCACCTCGGTCGCGTCGAGGAGGCGTCGGCCCGGTACGCCGAAGCCGCGCGGATCCTCGAACGGGCTGGTGAGCCGCATCGACTGGCCCGCATCTGTCTGCCGTACGCGGAGGCATGCCTGCTGACCGGGGACGCGGAGACAGCGGCAGTGCATTTCGCGACAGTGCTCGAGCTCTCCACCACCCACGGCATCGACTACCTCATACCGATCTCCAAAGATGGGCTCGCCCGGGCGTTCTGA